DNA sequence from the Megalops cyprinoides isolate fMegCyp1 chromosome 24, fMegCyp1.pri, whole genome shotgun sequence genome:
AAGAGACAGTTTACTGTCTGAAGGTTATTTCCCCTTGTTCCTATGTAGCATGAGCAGACtagttgcatttacatttgtgttttctcacttagcagacactcctatccagagcaacatctAAGATGAGTGCTTTTAAcattcagtttacatttttgacaccCGATAGATGCTCCTGTATGCAAAACGACATGAAACATAATGCAAACAAGGACCACtgtggccctgttcacacctggcattaacatgcatcttgggtgatccgatcacaaaTGGACAGCGCTAAGTGCAGGTGTGAACACACCCAAGATGCGTTGAGATCCGATCTCTCAAACCACATTCAGAGGTGGTCTGGGctgcatatggccacattctctTAGCAGTGTGAACGCgaatgtgtcctgggccacactgaaggactgcctactcaactgacgtcctctACGTAAGCCGAAGTACGTACGCATTCCTGCGCCAATGGCattcacactggtgtgattagctgtttagtgcgtatgctaaaaccgggTTATTAAAAcatgagattggaaaaattgtagctcattttagctttgaggaaacagcgatttaacattaaaaaaatatagcaaatgctaactgaaaactatgagaagcttaataacgctaatgaaaacataacgaaccatgtaacgtaacgtaGCGTAACacacgcactacatagcatgaaaaataagttacgtgcgaagGGGTTTTAAAGTGTGACAACAGACAACAACAACTAGAGTTCGCAAGCTACCTCAGATGCTTCCGAGCCCCAAAGGcgtaatgcaatatattacatgaaaaatggtattatgaataatatgtggagtgttgtagttctacaaataagTGTTAGtagactattgtgggagtcaagatttacgatatcatgaatatcaaggggacattctaaaatgcttaacgtggcttaatgttccaaaactgtgataaatgatcaccaaatttctcttggacatctcttgccagaaacacttcctcctgtcaaaaaatcaaaaccaaaattctaggagtatggtcgttatctcacttTAAGCGTTTTCCTTTCCATTGACATCCATTATAGtttaacatggcttaatgtcccaaaacagcgatcaatgatcaccaaatcaGGCTGAAACACACCAGGCTGAGACTCAGGCCACAAATTTGAACCTGGCCTAACATGCAAGGGCAGCACAATATACCCGACAGAAGTGGACCATTCAAAGTCATGTCCAGGGCTTCTCTCGTTGGACTCCCATAGACAGACCACTGCAACACAAAACCAATACATACCCTGAAGTAACATTTCTAGATAGATGGGATTAGATGCATGTAGTTAATTAACAATCACAACATGAGATAATGATGTGACAGGGCCTTCCCAGTGGTCTTTCTTAACAGACTCCCTCTCAGCTGAGTCTCCATACAAGAAGGCTGAGAAACAAGGCTGCTGTTTTCACTTCTGCTTCAGCGTAGACGATTTGCTAATGAGCAAATGAGTGGCCAGCTGAGAGAAAGGAGCCTAAACTCCTGACTAACTGGAATAGCAGTTAGAATGCACTTGTGAAACTCATCAAGGTAAAACAGGTGGTCTCCTACCAGTCAAATAAGATTGTATCCACTGTAGAGACTTAAAGTTTGAAATATCTCAATATCTCATGATTAGACGACACACCTCGCATCAACCCCCACTATGACTAACGCAGAGCCAGGAAATCCTGACCCTGTAGTGCTAGAAATCTCTCTGGCTctagcaaaaaggaaaaaaaaatccaagccGTTTATCACACAATTGGATCGACTACAAATTCAGATAAATAAATTCAAGTCGCCGTGTACTTTAGGTACTCAGCATTTCACCGTTCAGTTATGAATCCCCTGCATTAATTGAACGTGACAGTTGATCCGGTTATGTATTTAAAAGCTCGCATGGAACAAAAACCAAACCCATCCTCTATCAAGGGACTCGGAGTCTCCCTGTGACCGCAGCGGAGGGAACGCCTGCTGGCCCGCATTCAAGCATCTGGTTCTTGAAGCCGTTTGAACAGGCTGAAACCCGATTGGCTGAAATCGGGCATACAGTAGTGGGCTGATGCCTTCGCGCATGAATATTCAGATCAACGCGGTACACCATGCGGTTTTGCTCAGCCTGGGTGCCGATAGAATATACCGGGTGTGTATTTATCTGATATAATTTCGCCCTGGAAAGCGGGACACCAAAGGGACTGCAAAATTTCCCATTCTCGAACTGTGAGTGTAAGATTTATTTCCGTATGTGTGGGGCTGTAGACTTGTTTGGTGAAAGAGAGGAGCTAGCCACCTGGCGAGCTAAGCTACCGCAATTTTCAATGGAAAAAGCTTATTCAGCTACTTACCTGTTAAATTTTGAAATTGTGCTGTGTGAGTATGGAAATTGCGAGGTAACGTCACGTAAAGTTTAGCTCATTCAAACGTGAGGCTATGCCACAAATGTGACCAATGATGGTTACCTGGCAAGCCCGGCGTGTGTTACAGCATTTTTCTTGGGTGAGGTTAGCTGCATAGGAAGTGCTTTCCGAACCATCTAGCTATGTGTCACACCCTTCACGTTCTTTACCTATTATCTAGCTAGATGGCTGAAATTCTTCATTCCGTGGTGACTGGCCTAAACCCGATAGATTTCCTTATCAGACTGTTCTTTGACTGTGTTATTACAGGTCACTGGCATCCATTTAGCTACACCCCGGGGGTACAGGAAACGTCGATGAAGGGGTTTTGGGAACTGCCTCGGGCATAAAACAATCGCTTATAAGAAGGGACCCGAGAACTTGACTTTAGTGATCAGACACAAAAGGAGAGATCAGGGCGAAGCCGACTGGTGACACAATAAGACGAGCACTGCAACATCGAGAGTCAGATCCGGACGCAGTGAGCAGGGAGCGTTGCCGTCACGAATTACCCGGAACATTAGCTACCTATCTACGGAGTCCTTATCTCTGTGGTGACAGGTGTCTTCCATTTTAATACGATTACAAATGAGTTAGCTAGGTGCATAATCATACCTAGCAAGAGATCTTCCTGTGTGCAAGTTACAACTACTCTGCTGTCTCCGTGCAGTGCGCCGCTGCAGCTTTTAGCTTAAGTACGAGATTGGAGCGCATCGCATTCGCCTCAAAATGATGCAGATTTCCGATTCTTACAACCAGAAGCATTCCCTGTTCAATGCCATGGACCGCTTTATTGGTGCCGTTAATAACATGGACCAGACCGTGATGGTGCCTAGCCTCTTAAGAGATGTTCCTCTCGATGAGGGGAAGGAGGTTAACTCTATCAGGACGGCCAGCAACGGGCCAGCCTCCTACTTCTACGACGGTGACATGTACAGTTACTACGTGCTGTTGAAGTCCATCCGGAATGACATCGAATGGGGGGTGCTGCAGGCCGACGAGAGGAGGAAAGACAAGCTCGGCATCACTGCCATGGAGATCTCCAGAATCGAGCCTGAAGACGACGGCGAAGACTTGGAGAAACTGCTTCACTTCCACCTTAACGGATTGCACACGGTTCTCTCCAAGCTTACGCGAAAGGCGAACACCCTCACCAACAGATACAAGCAGGAGATTGGGATCGGGGGCTGGGGGCACTGAATGACGGGGTGCATCCCCGGCCCTTCACCGCTGATCATGTTTCGCTTCGTAGCGGGAGGGAATCGAACTGTACGCGACTGATGAAGTTCCATTAAACTGAACGGAAGAGGTCATACAGCGTGCGTCAGCCCTTTCCTACGAGTGCTGAAACTGATTCATAACACGAGGGGAAATGTACTTTACACGGTTGGTCGGTACTGCTGTTCTTTTGATACTGGAGTCACGTTTTCGTTGTTTGCACTACTTGTtctattgtttgtg
Encoded proteins:
- the LOC118771259 gene encoding mid1-interacting protein 1-B-like, with amino-acid sequence MMQISDSYNQKHSLFNAMDRFIGAVNNMDQTVMVPSLLRDVPLDEGKEVNSIRTASNGPASYFYDGDMYSYYVLLKSIRNDIEWGVLQADERRKDKLGITAMEISRIEPEDDGEDLEKLLHFHLNGLHTVLSKLTRKANTLTNRYKQEIGIGGWGH